In the genome of Rhopalosiphum padi isolate XX-2018 chromosome 1, ASM2088224v1, whole genome shotgun sequence, the window aacACAGCTAcagatttcaaataataatataaaatgattgcgGATTACACTAAGTAAACATTAAATAGTACTATTTATTACTACCAGTTGTTAGTACTTAGTACTCACTActcagtaataactaataagcaatcGAATCGGAAAacggaaaataaatattacagaaaacattttgtttatacaatagttaataatacttGTTCTGTGATACTATGATACATTGATACCATATCACAACAACCCGGTTTAAGATATAAATTTAGGCGGGACGGGTACAGAATTCCAGATTTAAAAAAGCAATATCTAAAATGCCAACCTCCAAAGCTTAGATAAAATCAACATTCCCgcaaagtttttgaaaaaaaaatgtatttttattttatatttttaaattaattatattatatacttttaacaatacatataatagcatttgctatatatatatttattttataatattaaacttgtaCGTTATATCATTGATCATATAAACAAtggttatacatattacatacagacatacagtacatcagttttatttttaattacataaaacattttaaattttaaattttaaaaacagaacattttaaatgttcgtgtaatatatttttaatcattttttgattATCTGTACCCCTTCGGTCTCAATTATTGCGAATAATCGACTTGTGATCTTAAGTATATGTAATTAGGTTACTACCTTTGATgggtttattgtatatttttgtaaaactgtcaatgaatgtaatatgttatcgtaacgaatgataatatgtaaaaaaatttacaatttacaattgcCCGAACAACTATATCTTACCCAGACATTGATAGTGCTCCGAAAGttgtgaaaatgttttataatgcgTATGTAACTTCTTCAGCAGTTCAGCACGTTTGTATTTTAACGGCCGAAGTGGCGAAGTAGTACGTATTTTGTGAGATGATTCTTGTAAACCAATATAAACTTATACTTACCATCTTATTGTGTTTGCATATTTAAGGAAATTCGCTTTTCAGCATTGTACAGTAgaaaccaatttttaatttgcaaaGAAAGATGTCTAAAAGTCGATAATGTGCCACAAATCAAAATTTCATCCTGAGAGATAGCAGAGAGTACGAAAACTTTCAAATTTGGGTAGTCAGAACCCAGAATTCTGACCGATGTACGTATGTATAAAGATGTAAAGCACGGATGTGCAAGTGAAGCGGAGTGACTATATACATATCAAAATGTCTGCACGCAGGGTCCCACAGGGGGGGGGGCTGATGGACCATGAGTACAGGGGCCCGGCTATTTTAAGGGCCTGTGGGCCCgttgaaatttatttgtaatttttgaaatggGCACGGACAAATATTTAGTACAGGAGCCCGAGATTGTATGTGGGGGCCCTGTCTACATGGAAGCAGATATGCAACAAtaagtgatataaaaataaaaataaaaataaattattatattttataataatataatattattcattatattttgactataatactttaggattaaatattatattatccatttattatcaatatacaaAGGCCATTTTCAGGGCCGTACCTAGAAAAAATTTTCAGGAATCTTAGTAAgtatagtgtataaaataatgataataaccaagattattcatgtatttaattttttgtattttagctAATACTCTTATTGTACCTATAAGTTACAGAtggtatatataacaattaacaataaataaatttaaaaaacaggtTTTCCATTCaagtttttactaattttttatatttataactttttttattaattttaattattatattacacttctAAAATTTAAGCCTACATATTCATTTTacttctgaatttctaattgtttaacaacaacaaaaatcaatatttttatcctACCAATAGTCATAATTTGCTATTGACAGTCCTAAGGGGGAATCGTAAGTTCCTACACAAGAGTAACACGTAGACAATTACATACGTTAATTCCTACATATGtgatgtgtaagttcctacacgaaaTAAAACAGGTACGTATGTTAGTTCCTACACAGCGGAAGACAGGTACATGTGTAAGTTCTTACGCGGTAAAAAAGGTATacgtgtaagttcctacactaggaatattataagttatcaatctacGTCTATAAAATACTGTCAtaaattttaaccttttattctttataatatataatttataagttatctatctaatttaatttttatcatcaacatccgcatatttttaaaatgtatataaaagtaaGAACAACTGATAGTaacttagtaattaaaataagtcaaaacatgccgaaaaagaaaattttataaatcaaaaaataaaagaatattcaactaaaaaaattaatcaatatgacTACACGTTCAAGCTTTAAGCTTCAGAAATAAacctcataaaatataatattttttttttattgttttattatttttaaaattattaaattgataatattttttaggtaaattattaaatattataaagaattatatattatatagaataaagggttaaaatcattgattataatatgatataagtgatataactgatattagattgataacttataatatacttagtgtaggaacttacacatgtaCCTGTTTTTTTACtatgtaggaacttacacagaATGTACCTGATTTTTACTGTATAGGAACTTACATATGTACCTTATTTTATCGTGTAGGTACTAATATATGTATCTTGTTTACCTGCTAGGTCTCGTGAAATTAAATGTCAAAcacgtttaaattaaaatttgaaacaattttgacaagaattaattttaatttgatattaatagttttattatatataattgtcaaaCTGTTATCGCTTCAAGTATAtcagtgttattatttttcatgcatttctatattgttttttatattataaataaatagcatatacacattacttatacaattttacaattttaacaaaGCCACAGATTTGTTATTCTAAATCAGTCAATTATTCCATagcgtatacattatacaatgtatattaaacatggatacatattattatttttatgcgtcaactaaattaaataattatctcttatctatagaataattattttgtctttcattatgattaataaaCGTACATATATGCATCAGTCTATTGTACAAAACATAACAAGCAACGTTCGATTTTTGTTCTTCTAATTGTGTAagtaaaataacgtttatttAAGAGttgatgtaatataaatattaataattgtttatatattaataaatatattattgtgtagtatgtattaataaaaaatcaaatttggtttttgttatactataattacttgtgaaaatgtaatatttcaactacataatatggtatattgtattgttacttAATATAATCCCGTATAGGTACTTTGCAGTAGGTAAACCAATATTACAGCTATCAATCGACTAGAAACATCAACCTCTATTTTCTCCTAACTTCTAACTGTCTTTCATTCTAAagtatcttataaatataaacacttatatatatagataatatataatataaatgatatatgtttataaGCTAATTTCTCAATACAAGTACTACTCTAAgtctctaaattaaaaataatttattctagaTGATTgctaacaatattaacaatatgtaTCTAATTTTGTGCCGCCAACTGTCCAGTTCGCATTCGAACGTCGTGTATAGCATAATAACATAATCCAGAAAGTCCATATTTTACCTATTTACCTACATTTTgttcacatatattttttttaccaacacTCAGTTGTTACCTTAAAAGatacaatataaactataacaaacaactatcatattttaaaaacagtattaaACGTAATTCAAAAAAGTGAAATTTGGCGCTTGTTAATATAAATGTCTTAGTTGTCAGCTAGTTACATATCAGtcgaacaattataataaaataatataaaaacacttaagtaataataatgactcATTCGAAATTCTGTGTTAATTCATATAAGTTCTTATCGTATTATACATGCAATTATCTActtaaatgtatagaatatcttgttatttaaatagtgagaacaaatgtattgttaattttaatttgtttttagtttgtACAATTGTTCGATTGTGCAGTAATACAGGATCGTCTAAAACAAGTTAGTAATTTGAAAagtctttataaataattattaaactataaattcgAGGAACagaaatttaacacatattataattattgaaattaaactgCATTGATAATAcgttatttcttaaatattacataatatgggtcgtgtgataaatattaatgatctgaatttttaaaaaatctgatTTCTCGCTGCAAACGTtatgtatatttgttatttgcaaatataattttattaaaacacgttttaatgcaattattcttaattattttaagcatttttattcatttaacgtACCTAGTTTAACAttctaaatcattttttttaatattagacacTATATTTTTCGgagtttttttagtataaaatattaatttacagatgtaataaatatttgaaaatatcaaatcCATATTTTGAagatctttatattattatgttgtattgctgcaattattgtaatagttCTTTTCTGGTATTGTTTATGAGGATTTTTATAATTGCAAAATGTtccttataacttaaaaaagaaatttcatttattattagagtgtatatatattttacaaacttaaGTTATTTAAGCACAGCTATGTTACGATGATTCAAATATATACATCTCTCTTCGTTTTAGATCGGTTTACTACTAACGTTTACTTGGTTAAcggtttgcatattattatgagaattaaattaaatttgtatacacatattaataatcaaaacattcatttttaaaataaattcatttaataaattcatgtttttacaTCATGATATTTCCATATTCACATCTGTTATTCCAGCCGTATCCTTGTATTGAAATACatcatacctacatatatttaatagcttagctaatatagtaaaattggattaaattgttcataaaaaatgcaattctgataattacctatttaattatatagtcaaaaatatttacaaaataaaaaaatactgaataagtgttactcaaaaattgaaaaatgtataaataagtatatacattttatatttttattatgcagCTGTACATCATATCATCATATAACCAATATCATGGACCATCGATTAAAACATCATGGTTATTCGATAGTTTAGCTAAACAAAATTGTTGCAGTCACTGGTAcactaaaaaatgttaatgaccTTTTACACAACAATCGATGTTTACAAAAAACCTGTACGTTTTCCGTCATTTTATTCATTTGTCATATTGACCCTTGACTTAAGCCTCGTGTTATAACAAattgtaatattgaattttctGTGTTGGTTTTTGACAGATATCGATTATTAGTATTTTCGAAGAatagtatagaaaataaatacatatataaataatatacatgtattataatacaacaatactaTTTGCCGATAAGTCAGCACCGTCTGCAGAGCCGCGCCGCATCAAACATGTCAGCGTTTTTCCTGTACTCTTTAATCTTAATGACCGTGATTACAACTATGGTGACAGACGCCGCATTCATTGGGAGCACTAATTCTGATGACAGGCCGGGCATTGATATTGTTCATCTGGTCAAGAGAGACGCCAACTACGACGATAACAGTGTCGAAAGCGatgaaggttttttttttagttttacaaatttttttggACATACAAAACAAGATGATGATGACGATAAACCGGAATTCATCACAACTTTTGACATACTTAAACTTTTGGACGAGAAATACGCTATGAAACAATTCTATTGCGTCATAAACGAAGATCCGTGCGATGCAGTCGGATTGAGGCTCAAAGGTATGACgttgtaaaatatactataggtTACTTTATGTGCAggtattttcttaattaaaatgaaagtgAACTATATTGTTTATCCGCGGAATAGGTAGGGTGGCGTGGAAACCACGGTTAAGTAAATTTTCCACGTTAAGACGGAACATTGTCTTATAATACCATTTTCTAGGGTAGGTTTTAAAACTTGAGATATTCTCTAAAGTGACTAttc includes:
- the LOC132929156 gene encoding uncharacterized protein LOC132929156, with the translated sequence MSAFFLYSLILMTVITTMVTDAAFIGSTNSDDRPGIDIVHLVKRDANYDDNSVESDEGFFFSFTNFFGHTKQDDDDDKPEFITTFDILKLLDEKYAMKQFYCVINEDPCDAVGLRLKASIPEEINRDCERCTSTETSNIRRIVNYVKKHYPEFWNRVEPIYKNKMTAKTTYTVKKMHNNTNNVTFS